One window from the genome of Anabaena sphaerica FACHB-251 encodes:
- a CDS encoding geranylgeranyl reductase family protein: protein MYDCIIVGAGPAGGTAAYHLAKQGRSVLVLEKASLPRYKPCGGGVSPAIAQWFDFDFSPAISVKADSIRFTWKLEDSVEAKIATKEPVWMVQRDVFDHFLVQQAQKQGAELRDNTEVTGIEFKNDHWQVNTANEPAIGRYLIAADGAKGSMPKWLGFKDRKRRLAGALEAEVPANVENKSTIHFEFGLVKNGYIWNFPKADSYSIGVGTFIGGEPQDFKKILDEYAQSFNVDVKTSKQYGYPISLWDGHQKLHTQNAVLVGEAACIVDPFTAEGIRPSIFSGVLAAQFINEALSGDINALENYSEAINEQWGSEMAWAQKLAGAFYRFPGIGYKVGVKRPSGAQVMGKILCGELRYGDVAGRALKRLISGFGS, encoded by the coding sequence ATGTACGACTGCATCATCGTCGGTGCTGGTCCTGCGGGTGGAACAGCAGCATATCATTTAGCCAAGCAGGGACGCTCAGTATTAGTTTTAGAGAAAGCATCCCTGCCTAGATATAAACCTTGTGGCGGTGGTGTGTCACCAGCGATCGCTCAATGGTTTGATTTTGACTTCAGCCCTGCAATTTCTGTCAAAGCTGACTCTATACGTTTCACCTGGAAATTAGAAGATTCCGTAGAAGCTAAAATTGCTACAAAAGAACCTGTTTGGATGGTGCAGCGAGATGTCTTTGACCATTTTCTAGTTCAACAAGCCCAAAAACAAGGAGCAGAACTGCGAGATAACACAGAAGTGACAGGTATTGAATTTAAAAATGATCATTGGCAAGTTAACACAGCCAATGAACCAGCTATAGGTCGGTACTTAATTGCAGCCGATGGTGCTAAAGGTTCAATGCCAAAATGGCTGGGTTTTAAAGACCGTAAACGTCGTTTAGCAGGAGCATTAGAAGCCGAAGTGCCGGCAAATGTAGAGAATAAATCTACAATTCACTTTGAGTTTGGCTTAGTCAAAAACGGCTATATTTGGAACTTCCCCAAAGCCGATAGTTACTCTATTGGTGTGGGTACATTTATTGGTGGCGAACCTCAAGATTTTAAGAAAATTTTAGATGAATACGCCCAATCTTTTAATGTAGATGTTAAAACTAGCAAACAATACGGTTATCCCATCTCTTTGTGGGACGGTCATCAAAAACTACATACCCAAAATGCGGTGTTAGTTGGTGAAGCTGCTTGTATTGTTGACCCCTTTACCGCAGAAGGTATTCGTCCCTCGATATTTAGCGGTGTCCTAGCAGCACAATTCATTAATGAGGCGCTCAGTGGTGATATCAACGCCTTGGAAAATTATAGTGAGGCCATTAATGAACAGTGGGGTTCAGAAATGGCTTGGGCGCAAAAATTAGCTGGAGCATTTTATCGTTTCCCCGGTATTGGTTACAAGGTCGGTGTTAAACGTCCCTCTGGCGCTCAAGTCATGGGTAAAATCCTCTGTGGTGAATTACGATATGGTGATGTCGCCGGTCGCGCCCTGAAGCGTTTAATCTCTGGTTTTGGTAGTTAG
- the frr gene encoding ribosome recycling factor translates to MKLAEAESTMQKTVEATQRAFNTIRTGRANASLLDKVQVEYYGTPTPLKSLANITTPDASTILIQPYDKSSLNIVEKAISLSDIGITPSNDGSVIRLNIPPLTSDRRKEFVKMAAKYAEEGRVGIRNIRRDALDSIRKQEKAAEVSEDESRDQQDKLQKLTNKYTAKIDELLADKEKDITTV, encoded by the coding sequence GTGAAATTAGCTGAAGCTGAAAGTACGATGCAAAAGACCGTTGAGGCTACTCAACGAGCATTTAACACCATCCGCACTGGTCGCGCCAATGCGAGTCTACTAGATAAGGTACAGGTCGAATATTACGGGACACCTACCCCCCTGAAATCTCTGGCAAACATTACCACACCTGATGCCTCGACAATCCTGATTCAGCCTTATGACAAGAGCAGCTTGAATATAGTTGAAAAGGCAATTTCTCTGTCAGATATAGGTATAACCCCCAGTAATGACGGTTCTGTAATTCGTTTGAACATCCCACCTTTGACAAGCGATCGCCGGAAAGAATTTGTCAAAATGGCTGCTAAGTATGCCGAAGAAGGTCGAGTTGGCATTCGGAATATCCGCCGTGATGCTCTGGACTCAATTCGTAAACAGGAAAAAGCTGCGGAAGTTTCCGAAGACGAATCACGAGATCAGCAAGACAAACTGCAAAAACTGACAAACAAGTACACTGCCAAAATCGACGAATTACTGGCAGATAAGGAAAAAGACATCACAACTGTCTAA
- the pyrH gene encoding UMP kinase, producing MGTNYRRVLLKLSGEALMGNMGYGIDPEVVKGIAEELAEVVATGVQVAIVVGGGNIFRGVKAASAGMDRATADYIGMIATVMNAMTLQDSLERIGIQTRVQTAIAMQELAEPYIRRRAIRHLEKGRVVIFGAGSGNPFFTTDTTAALRAAEIEAEVIFKATKVDGIYDADPEIYPDAKRYKTLTYAHVLAQDLRVMDSTAIALCKENNIPILVFDLTTRGNIHRAVMGESIGTLVGGSCEIS from the coding sequence ATGGGAACGAATTACCGACGGGTTTTACTTAAACTGAGCGGTGAAGCCTTGATGGGCAACATGGGCTATGGCATTGATCCAGAAGTAGTCAAGGGAATAGCCGAAGAGTTGGCAGAGGTGGTAGCCACTGGCGTTCAAGTCGCTATCGTAGTTGGCGGCGGCAACATTTTTCGAGGCGTTAAAGCGGCATCGGCGGGAATGGATAGGGCAACTGCTGACTACATAGGGATGATTGCCACGGTAATGAATGCCATGACGCTACAAGACTCGCTAGAACGGATAGGGATACAGACGCGGGTACAAACCGCGATCGCTATGCAAGAATTAGCAGAACCTTATATTCGTCGTCGCGCTATCCGTCATTTAGAAAAAGGACGGGTGGTAATTTTTGGTGCTGGTTCGGGAAATCCCTTCTTTACCACAGATACCACTGCCGCTTTAAGAGCAGCAGAAATAGAAGCGGAAGTGATTTTTAAAGCCACCAAAGTAGACGGAATCTACGACGCTGACCCCGAAATTTATCCTGATGCCAAACGGTACAAAACCCTCACTTACGCCCACGTTTTGGCTCAAGATTTGCGAGTCATGGATAGTACCGCAATTGCCTTATGTAAAGAAAATAATATTCCCATTCTGGTATTTGATTTAACAACGCGAGGAAATATCCACCGCGCAGTAATGGGAGAATCTATTGGCACCCTTGTGGGAGGTTCTTGTGAAATTAGCTGA
- a CDS encoding thioredoxin family protein, whose amino-acid sequence MNILETIDTPIGSYAPDFELPGIDGRVHHLSRYLENSRSVCVISMCNHCPYVDGYIDRLKNIQAEFSPSNFTLIGLNGSDVNSGEDINAGSNFEDMKVFSQRHELSFPYLWDTTQDVTRSFGAISTPTAFLIDNEGILRYKGQIDDHPQDPSATGVDYLRNAIASLFQGQEIQPAQTQQVGTPLVWRK is encoded by the coding sequence ATGAATATACTAGAAACTATTGATACTCCTATCGGAAGTTATGCTCCAGATTTTGAGTTGCCAGGAATTGATGGCCGTGTACACCATCTAAGCCGTTATCTAGAGAATTCGCGCTCAGTATGTGTAATTTCTATGTGTAACCACTGTCCTTATGTGGATGGGTATATAGACAGGTTAAAAAACATTCAAGCGGAATTCTCACCTAGCAACTTCACACTAATTGGACTAAACGGTAGTGATGTTAACTCTGGGGAAGATATAAACGCTGGATCAAACTTTGAGGATATGAAAGTTTTTTCCCAACGCCATGAATTAAGTTTCCCCTACTTATGGGACACAACACAAGATGTAACTCGTAGCTTTGGTGCGATTAGCACACCTACGGCTTTTTTAATTGATAATGAGGGAATTTTGCGCTATAAAGGTCAAATTGACGATCACCCTCAAGATCCATCAGCAACCGGGGTAGATTATTTAAGAAATGCGATCGCCTCTTTATTTCAAGGTCAAGAAATCCAGCCAGCACAAACACAACAAGTTGGTACACCATTAGTATGGCGAAAATAA
- a CDS encoding alpha/beta fold hydrolase translates to MKTFTNTFTSTQTWMWQGFPICYQTQGTSGPPVILVHGFGASWGHWRKNIPVLGESCRVYAIDLIGFGASAKPQPGEKITYTLETWGQQVADFCREVVGEPAFLVGNSIGCIVVMQTAVTNPDIALGTALLNCSLRLLHDRKRLTLPWTKRVGAPILQKLLSYQAVGNFFFSQLAKPKTVRKILLQAYANGDTVTDELVEILMTPASDPGAAAVFLAFTAYSSGPLPEDLLPVLPCPAIILWGTADPWEPIDLGRKLANFPQVQKFIPLEGVGHCPQDESPELVNPILQDWIRELSI, encoded by the coding sequence ATGAAAACTTTTACCAATACATTTACCTCAACCCAAACCTGGATGTGGCAGGGGTTCCCCATTTGTTACCAAACCCAAGGCACTAGTGGACCTCCTGTGATTCTGGTGCATGGCTTTGGTGCATCCTGGGGACACTGGCGCAAAAATATACCAGTTTTAGGAGAAAGTTGTCGGGTTTATGCCATTGATTTGATTGGTTTTGGTGCTTCCGCTAAACCGCAACCAGGAGAGAAAATAACCTACACACTAGAAACTTGGGGACAGCAAGTAGCAGATTTTTGTCGTGAAGTAGTGGGTGAACCAGCGTTTTTAGTAGGTAATTCCATTGGCTGTATAGTAGTTATGCAGACTGCGGTAACTAACCCAGATATAGCTTTAGGAACCGCCTTACTTAACTGTTCTCTCAGACTATTACACGATCGCAAACGGCTAACTTTACCTTGGACAAAGCGCGTTGGAGCGCCAATTTTACAAAAGCTTTTATCCTATCAAGCAGTTGGTAACTTCTTTTTTAGTCAACTAGCCAAACCAAAAACAGTAAGAAAGATTCTTCTCCAAGCTTATGCCAATGGAGATACAGTTACAGATGAGTTGGTAGAGATTCTCATGACACCAGCAAGTGATCCTGGTGCAGCAGCAGTATTTCTGGCCTTCACAGCTTATTCTAGTGGACCATTACCAGAAGACCTTTTACCCGTACTGCCTTGTCCGGCGATTATTTTATGGGGAACGGCTGACCCTTGGGAACCGATTGATTTAGGTAGAAAGTTAGCCAATTTCCCCCAAGTGCAAAAATTTATACCCTTAGAAGGAGTGGGACACTGTCCCCAAGATGAATCTCCTGAGTTAGTGAATCCAATTTTACAGGATTGGATTCGTGAGTTATCAATATGA
- a CDS encoding pentapeptide repeat-containing protein, which translates to MVTGAVVPGAVVPGAVLRGAVLRGVVLRGVVLRGVVLRGVVLRGAVVPGAGDITDITDITVGSSKLDKTSPQTK; encoded by the coding sequence GTGGTTACTGGGGCGGTCGTCCCTGGGGCGGTCGTCCCTGGGGCGGTCCTCCGTGGGGCGGTCCTCCGTGGGGTGGTCCTCCGTGGGGTGGTCCTCCGTGGGGTGGTCCTCCGTGGGGTGGTCCTCCGTGGGGCGGTCGTCCCTGGGGCTGGGGACATCACGGACATCACGGACATCACCGTTGGTAGTAGCAAGCTAGACAAGACAAGTCCACAAACTAAATAG
- a CDS encoding peptidase domain-containing ABC transporter: protein MFNIFRPRRKYQSVLQASEEDCGAACLASICKYYGRFLSINKSREAVGTGQLGTTLLGLKRGSDNLGFNARAVKASPELVDRITEIQLPAIIHWRGYHWVILYGKQGKNYVIADPAVGIRYIKREELLSAWNGVMLLLEPDPERFSQQPQEKPHGGLLRFFLRILPYRGLLTQVLIINIILGILSLGSPVLIQLLTDDVLVRGDIQLLTVVVTSVVFMTIFSSSLQVIQSTMIAHFGQRLQLGLVLDFGRRILQLPLSYYESRRSGEITSRLGDINEINQLISQVVVLLPSQFFVAIISFCLMLFYSWQLTIAVIMFGALMTLSTLPFLPILQQKTRSLLVLGAENQGVLVETFKGAQVIKTTNAAPQFWDEFQSRFGRLANLTFSTIQIGIINGTVAKLLSTLGGVILLGIGSMLVINNKLTIGQMLAFNALQVNVLALIGSLVGLVDEYFRSQTAISRLLEVIDATPEVVGGSQKPIAQISGDADIHFSHLTFHHVGRVDLLEDFSLKLPGGKVIALIGQSGCGKSTLAKLIAGLYEPTSGNIRIGVFNIHDLSLDCLRQQVVYVPQEPHFWSRTILENFRLGTPSIPFEQIVQACEIADADGFISQLPNKYQTVLGEFGANLSGGQRQRLAIARGILTNPPILILDEATAGLDPVSETHVLDRLLASRKGQTTILITHRPSVVNRADWIVLMDKGQVKLQGSRDSFLAQQGEHMKFLTI, encoded by the coding sequence ATGTTTAACATATTCAGACCTCGAAGAAAGTACCAATCTGTTTTACAGGCAAGCGAAGAAGACTGTGGTGCTGCTTGTCTAGCTTCCATTTGCAAATATTACGGACGCTTCTTAAGCATAAATAAAAGCCGAGAAGCCGTAGGAACAGGACAACTAGGAACAACTTTATTAGGTTTAAAACGTGGATCTGATAATTTAGGATTCAATGCTAGAGCCGTTAAAGCCTCACCAGAACTTGTAGATAGAATTACAGAAATTCAACTACCAGCAATTATTCATTGGCGTGGTTATCACTGGGTTATTTTATATGGAAAACAAGGTAAAAACTATGTTATTGCTGATCCGGCCGTAGGAATTCGCTATATTAAACGCGAAGAATTGCTGTCAGCTTGGAACGGAGTCATGCTCTTATTAGAGCCAGATCCAGAGCGTTTTTCTCAACAACCCCAAGAAAAACCCCACGGTGGTTTGTTGCGCTTTTTTCTGCGAATTCTGCCCTATCGGGGATTGCTAACTCAAGTTTTGATAATCAATATTATCCTGGGTATCTTATCTCTCGGAAGCCCTGTTTTAATCCAATTACTAACTGATGATGTTTTAGTCCGTGGAGATATACAGTTACTAACAGTTGTTGTAACCTCTGTTGTTTTCATGACTATATTTAGTAGTAGTTTGCAAGTCATACAATCTACTATGATTGCTCATTTTGGTCAACGATTGCAATTAGGGTTAGTCTTGGATTTTGGACGGAGAATACTGCAATTACCTTTAAGTTACTACGAATCTCGCCGCAGTGGTGAAATCACCAGCCGATTGGGTGATATTAATGAAATAAATCAATTAATTTCTCAGGTAGTAGTGCTTTTACCTAGCCAATTTTTTGTTGCTATTATTTCCTTTTGCTTGATGCTATTTTATAGCTGGCAATTGACAATAGCAGTAATTATGTTTGGGGCTTTAATGACTCTATCTACCCTCCCATTTTTACCTATACTGCAACAAAAAACACGCAGCTTACTAGTTTTAGGTGCAGAAAATCAAGGGGTATTAGTAGAAACTTTCAAAGGCGCGCAAGTAATCAAAACAACTAATGCTGCTCCTCAATTTTGGGATGAATTTCAAAGCCGTTTTGGTCGTCTGGCTAATCTTACTTTCAGCACAATTCAAATCGGAATTATTAACGGTACTGTTGCTAAACTTCTTTCTACTCTTGGTGGTGTAATTCTACTGGGTATAGGCAGTATGTTAGTAATTAACAACAAATTAACTATTGGTCAAATGCTGGCTTTTAATGCCTTACAAGTGAATGTTTTGGCTTTAATTGGTTCTTTGGTGGGATTAGTAGATGAATATTTCCGTTCTCAAACCGCAATTTCTCGTTTACTAGAAGTTATTGATGCCACACCGGAAGTAGTTGGAGGTAGTCAAAAGCCCATTGCACAAATCTCAGGTGATGCGGATATTCATTTTTCTCATCTGACATTTCACCACGTAGGAAGAGTTGATTTATTAGAGGATTTTTCTCTTAAACTTCCCGGTGGAAAGGTAATTGCTTTAATTGGTCAATCAGGTTGTGGTAAAAGCACCTTAGCAAAACTAATTGCAGGTTTATATGAGCCAACTTCAGGTAATATCCGCATTGGTGTTTTTAATATCCATGATCTTTCCCTTGATTGTTTGCGTCAACAAGTGGTTTATGTACCTCAAGAACCACATTTTTGGAGTCGTACAATTTTGGAAAATTTTCGCTTAGGAACGCCTTCTATTCCCTTTGAGCAAATTGTGCAAGCTTGTGAAATTGCTGATGCAGATGGTTTTATTAGTCAATTACCTAATAAGTATCAAACTGTGTTAGGAGAATTTGGTGCAAATCTTTCTGGTGGACAAAGACAAAGATTAGCGATCGCACGCGGAATACTCACCAATCCACCCATTTTAATCTTAGACGAAGCCACCGCAGGACTAGACCCAGTTAGTGAAACTCATGTCTTAGATCGATTGTTGGCATCTCGCAAAGGTCAAACCACAATTTTGATCACCCATCGTCCCAGTGTGGTTAATCGAGCAGATTGGATAGTGTTAATGGATAAAGGTCAAGTAAAACTACAAGGTAGTCGAGATAGTTTCCTAGCTCAACAAGGAGAGCATATGAAGTTTTTAACTATATAA
- a CDS encoding HlyD family efflux transporter periplasmic adaptor subunit: MDSLRRHENYVWNGSGDPGSEHLHSVEVNEFLPQIHKWTSVGLGVMLTICVVGVGLTTVLTYKVTVKVPASIRPVGELRLVESAISGQVQKIVVKDNQVVTQGDAIAYVDDSRLQTQKSQLESTIQQSQLQLVQIDAQLGEINTQILAQGNFINRTIVAAQAELGGTQRNFEDQQIKADAEMLQAELASRFAKSQLERLQEEGVLKTTIEEAQTALNLAKLQRDRLQAIADSGAISQSMLEEKQQAVQSAQAKLEQAKNNTKTLLEEKQQALEVAQTNLYKARTAINPNNSAVIIASERIKQEQARGEATLAALKKELQTLLQQRLEIQKQLIRTRQDWLQTKTDLNQSVIRAPVSGTLLQLKLRNPGQVVQPSEAVAQIAPLNAPLQIKAYVPAQEINKVEPGQKVQMQVSACPYPDYGTLKGIVKNVAPDILPVAQTQPQSNSAANISQVNGYEVTIEPETLYVGRGENKCHLQPGMQGRTDIISREETVLQFILRKARLITDFN, translated from the coding sequence GTGGACTCTTTACGCCGCCATGAAAACTATGTTTGGAATGGGTCTGGTGATCCAGGTTCTGAACATCTGCATTCAGTTGAAGTTAATGAGTTTCTGCCCCAAATTCACAAATGGACTAGCGTTGGTTTGGGGGTAATGCTGACTATTTGTGTGGTGGGTGTAGGTTTAACCACTGTACTTACTTATAAAGTGACGGTGAAAGTTCCTGCCAGTATTAGACCAGTAGGAGAACTACGGCTAGTTGAGTCGGCTATTTCTGGACAGGTGCAGAAGATTGTGGTCAAAGACAATCAGGTGGTAACTCAGGGGGATGCGATCGCTTATGTTGATGATTCTCGTCTGCAAACGCAAAAAAGCCAACTGGAAAGCACTATTCAACAAAGTCAATTACAACTAGTACAAATTGATGCTCAATTAGGTGAAATCAATACTCAAATTCTGGCCCAGGGAAATTTCATCAATCGCACAATTGTAGCGGCACAAGCTGAGTTAGGTGGTACTCAACGCAACTTTGAAGACCAACAAATCAAAGCTGATGCAGAAATGCTGCAAGCAGAATTGGCTTCAAGATTTGCAAAATCACAGCTTGAACGTTTGCAAGAAGAAGGAGTATTAAAAACCACTATAGAAGAAGCACAGACAGCTTTGAATCTTGCCAAATTGCAAAGAGATAGATTGCAAGCGATCGCTGATTCTGGTGCAATATCTCAGAGTATGCTTGAAGAAAAACAACAAGCTGTTCAATCTGCTCAAGCCAAGTTAGAACAAGCTAAAAACAATACTAAAACTCTTTTGGAGGAAAAACAACAAGCCCTAGAAGTTGCTCAAACAAATCTATATAAAGCGAGAACAGCTATCAATCCTAATAATTCTGCTGTCATCATCGCATCGGAACGAATTAAACAAGAACAAGCTAGGGGTGAAGCTACCTTAGCCGCTTTGAAAAAAGAACTCCAGACTCTATTACAGCAACGTCTGGAAATTCAAAAGCAACTTATTCGTACTCGTCAAGATTGGCTACAAACAAAAACAGATTTGAATCAGAGTGTAATTCGCGCACCTGTTAGTGGCACATTACTACAATTAAAACTTCGCAATCCTGGACAGGTAGTACAACCTAGTGAAGCTGTTGCTCAGATCGCTCCCCTGAATGCACCTTTACAAATAAAGGCTTATGTACCTGCTCAAGAGATTAACAAAGTAGAACCAGGTCAAAAAGTCCAAATGCAAGTTTCTGCTTGTCCTTATCCAGATTATGGCACTCTTAAAGGCATTGTCAAAAACGTTGCTCCAGATATTTTACCAGTTGCACAAACCCAACCTCAAAGTAATTCAGCCGCAAATATTTCCCAGGTTAATGGTTACGAAGTTACTATTGAACCAGAAACATTATATGTAGGTAGAGGCGAAAATAAATGTCATTTACAACCAGGAATGCAAGGACGTACTGATATTATTTCCCGTGAAGAAACCGTACTGCAATTTATTCTCAGAAAAGCTAGATTAATTACTGATTTTAATTAG
- a CDS encoding CTB family bacteriocin codes for MSCSMITSERLIELSDRQQELLTGGNQPQISNNNFAQRNENTTETNRTTPLGKVSKTNTDFADINSGAQTILSSDAPRVAPLGSVNNLLPPLPNNPISVNSPLGMF; via the coding sequence ATGTCATGTTCAATGATTACATCGGAACGGTTGATTGAGCTATCTGATCGGCAACAAGAATTATTAACTGGTGGTAATCAACCTCAGATTAGCAATAACAATTTTGCTCAAAGAAACGAAAATACAACAGAGACTAACCGCACTACTCCACTAGGCAAGGTTTCTAAAACTAATACAGATTTTGCTGATATCAATAGTGGCGCACAAACTATATTGTCATCTGATGCTCCCAGAGTTGCTCCCTTGGGATCTGTTAACAATCTATTACCTCCATTACCCAACAACCCCATATCAGTCAACAGTCCTCTAGGAATGTTTTAA
- a CDS encoding CTB family bacteriocin — MSYYTIISNLFADLSEQQQEIIAGGADFELSGSNFANRLVALQGSVFSGPNGSFANSSGQSSEVNTAAQDLLGLGAPSIPDFPALGSAPVLTGLPALPRISLAGLRRLDGLGDLRI; from the coding sequence ATGTCATATTATACCATCATATCAAATTTGTTTGCAGATTTATCTGAGCAGCAACAGGAGATCATAGCCGGCGGTGCAGACTTTGAGTTATCTGGCAGTAATTTTGCTAACAGACTGGTGGCGTTACAGGGGTCTGTATTTTCTGGGCCAAATGGTAGTTTTGCAAATTCATCAGGTCAAAGTTCAGAAGTCAATACCGCAGCACAAGATTTATTGGGATTGGGTGCGCCATCTATACCTGATTTTCCAGCTTTGGGTTCTGCTCCAGTTCTCACTGGCTTACCAGCATTACCAAGAATTAGTTTGGCAGGTTTGAGAAGATTAGATGGTTTAGGTGACTTGAGAATTTGA
- a CDS encoding CTB family bacteriocin: MSHQIISSELFVILSDEAQEFVTGGADFELAGSNYANRLANLQGTTASGPNGSTGNSIGTSSAVNTAAQDFLGLGAPIVPDVAALGAAPVLNGLAAPTPLAGGAGGAGGAGGVGGLGDLGV; this comes from the coding sequence ATGTCCCATCAAATCATTTCGTCTGAATTGTTTGTTATCTTGTCTGATGAAGCACAAGAGTTTGTAACTGGTGGTGCTGACTTTGAGTTAGCTGGTAGTAATTACGCTAATAGACTAGCAAATTTACAAGGTACTACAGCTTCTGGTCCTAATGGTAGCACCGGTAACTCTATCGGTACAAGTTCTGCTGTCAACACCGCAGCCCAAGACTTCTTGGGATTGGGTGCGCCCATAGTTCCTGATGTTGCTGCGTTGGGTGCTGCACCAGTTCTTAATGGACTAGCAGCACCTACCCCCTTAGCTGGTGGTGCTGGTGGTGCTGGTGGTGCTGGTGGTGTTGGTGGTCTTGGTGATCTTGGTGTCTAA
- a CDS encoding CTB family bacteriocin — protein MSNQINASALFVVLSDHQQEFVTGGADFELAGSNYANRTANLQGTTASGPNGSTGNSIGTSAAVNTAAQDLLGLGAPIVPQVGALGAAPVLNGQAAPIAVPGGPAGPGGPGGPGGPGGPFGPAGGPFG, from the coding sequence ATGTCAAATCAAATAAATGCGTCCGCTTTGTTTGTTGTCTTATCTGATCACCAACAAGAGTTTGTAACTGGTGGTGCTGACTTTGAATTAGCTGGCAGTAACTACGCCAACAGAACAGCCAACCTGCAAGGTACCACAGCTTCTGGTCCTAATGGTAGCACCGGTAACTCCATCGGTACAAGTGCTGCTGTCAACACCGCAGCCCAAGACTTATTAGGATTGGGAGCGCCCATAGTTCCTCAAGTTGGTGCGTTGGGTGCTGCACCCGTTCTCAATGGACAAGCAGCACCTATTGCAGTCCCTGGTGGTCCTGCTGGTCCCGGTGGTCCCGGTGGTCCCGGTGGTCCCGGTGGTCCATTCGGTCCTGCTGGCGGACCATTTGGCTAA
- a CDS encoding diacylglycerol/polyprenol kinase family protein, translating into MLTTFPGLESILPLWLQISTAAAWVLLVILIAWGVSRFTNSEPEIIRKIVHIGTGNVILLAWWLNIPAIVGITASILGSIITLLSYIFPILPGINSVGRQSLGTFFYAVSIGILVAWFWYLQQPQYAALGILTMAWGDGLAALIGQRFGKHKYKIFGSNKSWEGSLTMTFISFLISMFILLETQGNTWQTWAISIVVALVATALEAFSFLGIDNLTVPIGSAALAYFLTQILVLNSIAKY; encoded by the coding sequence TTGTTGACTACATTTCCCGGTTTAGAATCTATTCTCCCATTGTGGCTGCAAATTTCCACAGCTGCGGCTTGGGTATTACTTGTTATCCTCATCGCTTGGGGAGTCAGTCGCTTTACCAACAGCGAACCCGAAATCATCCGCAAAATCGTGCATATTGGCACAGGTAATGTAATTTTACTAGCTTGGTGGCTAAATATCCCCGCTATCGTTGGGATTACAGCTTCAATTTTAGGCAGTATCATTACCTTATTATCCTATATATTCCCCATTTTGCCCGGAATTAATAGCGTCGGCCGCCAAAGTTTAGGAACATTTTTTTATGCTGTCAGTATTGGTATTTTAGTTGCTTGGTTCTGGTATTTACAGCAACCCCAATATGCAGCATTAGGCATTTTAACTATGGCTTGGGGAGATGGACTAGCAGCTTTAATTGGGCAAAGATTTGGTAAACATAAATATAAAATTTTTGGTTCAAACAAAAGTTGGGAAGGTTCTTTAACAATGACTTTTATTAGTTTCCTGATTAGTATGTTTATTTTACTGGAAACACAAGGAAATACTTGGCAAACGTGGGCGATATCAATAGTCGTAGCCCTAGTAGCCACAGCCTTAGAAGCTTTTTCATTTTTGGGTATTGATAATTTAACAGTTCCTATCGGTAGTGCAGCCTTAGCTTACTTCTTAACTCAAATACTGGTGCTTAATTCAATAGCTAAATACTAA
- the yidD gene encoding membrane protein insertion efficiency factor YidD — translation MKILLIWLIKGYRLFISPLFPPTCRFQPTCSMYAIQAIERFGVFRGGWMAIWRILRCHPFHPGGYDPVPEKSCCEHRE, via the coding sequence ATGAAAATATTATTGATTTGGTTAATTAAGGGTTATCGCTTGTTCATTTCTCCTCTGTTTCCCCCGACTTGTCGCTTTCAACCAACTTGTTCGATGTATGCTATCCAAGCTATTGAACGCTTTGGGGTGTTCCGTGGTGGTTGGATGGCCATTTGGCGCATTTTACGCTGTCATCCGTTCCATCCTGGTGGTTATGATCCTGTACCAGAAAAGTCTTGTTGCGAACATCGGGAGTAA